A single region of the Thermoanaerobacterium aotearoense genome encodes:
- a CDS encoding MIP/aquaporin family protein: MEISLFGKILSEFFGTMILILLGDGVVANVVLNKTKGQNSGWIVITAGWAFAVAVPVYITGWIGGAHFNPAVTISLAVIGKFPWSQVPGYIVAQFLGAFVGALLVYVAYRDHFHATEDKNSKLGVFCTIPAIRNLFYNFLTEVIGTAMLLVGILGITNEHNQVGALGAFLVGILIWVIGLTLGGPTGYAINPARDLGPRLAHSVLPIPGKRDSDWGYGLIVPLFGPIVGGILGALIYQAFINML; this comes from the coding sequence ATGGAAATATCGTTGTTTGGAAAGATTTTGTCTGAGTTTTTTGGTACCATGATACTCATTCTCCTTGGTGACGGCGTTGTTGCAAACGTTGTACTGAATAAGACCAAAGGTCAAAACAGCGGATGGATAGTCATAACAGCAGGATGGGCTTTTGCAGTTGCTGTACCCGTGTATATTACAGGATGGATAGGAGGGGCTCATTTTAATCCAGCAGTGACAATATCATTGGCAGTTATAGGGAAATTCCCGTGGTCACAAGTTCCGGGATATATTGTGGCTCAATTTTTAGGGGCATTTGTAGGAGCTTTGCTTGTATATGTGGCATACAGAGATCACTTTCATGCCACAGAAGACAAGAATTCAAAACTTGGTGTATTTTGCACAATTCCAGCTATCAGAAATCTGTTTTACAATTTCTTGACAGAGGTTATTGGAACTGCAATGCTATTAGTTGGAATACTGGGTATAACAAATGAGCACAATCAAGTTGGGGCATTAGGTGCATTCTTAGTAGGTATTTTAATTTGGGTTATTGGCCTTACACTTGGTGGTCCAACAGGTTATGCTATAAATCCAGCGAGAGATTTAGGACCAAGGCTTGCACACTCGGTATTGCCAATACCAGGTAAAAGAGATTCCGATTGGGGATATGGACTTATTGTTCCGTTATTTGGACCTATAGTAGGAGGTATTTTGGGAGCTTTAATATATCAGGCATTTATAAATATGTTGTAA
- the pdaA gene encoding delta-lactam-biosynthetic de-N-acetylase, giving the protein MLKKLGILFFVLVMALSTVSCSFFKTKNPASVEKKSVQKPSVNVKTDSSAASNDGKDNSAKNASNDVSDAKTAESNTVNNDVYSSTINTEGLDNTLYGWGMRVLPDHKTPEITSKAMSLIKKYDGIFTGDTTKKYVYLTFDEGYENGYTPKILDILKANDVKAAFFVTGPYVKEHGDLVKRMVAEGHIVGNHTVNHPSLPKLTDDKVKSEITGLAGMFKELTGKDMHYLRPPMGEYSERTLYIAKSLGYKTVFWSLALADWQPLPGGPDESYNTVMSRIHPGAVILLHAVSKDDTMALDRILKDIKAQGYVFKTLDDISQ; this is encoded by the coding sequence ATGCTAAAGAAGTTAGGTATTTTATTTTTTGTCTTAGTCATGGCTTTATCAACAGTGTCTTGCAGCTTTTTTAAAACCAAAAATCCAGCAAGCGTGGAAAAGAAGTCTGTTCAAAAGCCAAGTGTGAATGTAAAGACAGACAGTAGTGCAGCAAGCAATGATGGGAAAGATAATTCAGCTAAAAATGCATCTAACGATGTTAGTGATGCTAAGACTGCGGAAAGCAACACAGTGAATAACGATGTGTACAGTTCTACCATAAATACAGAAGGTCTTGATAATACTTTGTACGGATGGGGTATGAGGGTACTTCCTGATCACAAAACGCCTGAGATCACATCAAAAGCCATGAGTCTTATAAAAAAATACGATGGAATATTTACAGGAGACACAACAAAAAAATACGTATACCTGACATTTGATGAAGGGTATGAAAACGGATATACACCTAAAATCTTAGACATATTGAAGGCAAATGATGTAAAAGCGGCTTTTTTTGTGACAGGTCCATATGTCAAAGAACATGGTGATCTTGTAAAGAGAATGGTGGCTGAGGGGCATATAGTAGGCAACCATACAGTAAATCACCCCAGCCTTCCTAAGCTTACAGATGATAAAGTTAAAAGCGAGATAACTGGTCTTGCTGGAATGTTTAAAGAGCTTACAGGCAAGGATATGCATTATTTAAGACCACCTATGGGTGAGTACAGCGAAAGAACATTGTATATAGCGAAGTCTTTGGGGTATAAGACGGTATTTTGGAGTCTTGCTCTTGCTGATTGGCAGCCACTGCCGGGAGGTCCTGATGAAAGTTACAATACTGTTATGTCCAGGATTCATCCAGGAGCAGTCATACTGCTGCATGCCGTTTCAAAAGATGATACGATGGCTCTTGATAGAATATTAAAAGATATAAAAGCGCAGGGATATGTATTTAAGACTTTGGATGATATAAGCCAATAA
- a CDS encoding 4Fe-4S dicluster domain-containing protein, with protein sequence MAKNWYPIIDHDKCIQCYQCVNFCKHDVYTIGDDGFPLVINPDNCVEFCRGCQKICDNDAISYFGDNK encoded by the coding sequence ATGGCTAAAAATTGGTATCCAATTATTGACCACGATAAATGCATACAGTGCTATCAGTGTGTTAATTTCTGCAAACACGATGTTTATACAATAGGTGATGATGGTTTTCCGCTTGTAATAAATCCGGATAACTGTGTAGAATTCTGCAGAGGTTGTCAGAAGATATGCGATAACGATGCTATATCGTACTTTGGTGACAACAAGTAG
- the glpK gene encoding glycerol kinase GlpK, translated as MSKYIMALDQGTTSSRAIIFDHSGNIVASLNKEFTQIYPNPGWVEHDPMEILDSQIEVAKAVLEKTGIKAEEIAAIGITNQRETTVVWDKNTGKPVYNAIVWQCRRTAPICDEIKSNGFDKEILKKTGLVVDAYFSGTKIKWILDNVEGAREKAENGDLYFGNIDSWLIWNLTGGKAHVTDYSNASRTMLFNIYELKWDKDILEYLDIPESMLPDVKPSSYVYGYTDKSIFGVEIPIAGDAGDQQAALFGQTCYDKGMAKNTYGTGCFMLMNTGEKAVPSKNGLLTTIAWGIDDKVEYALEGSIFIAGAAIQWLRDELKIIDNSPQSEEYAQKVSDTNGVYVVPAFVGLGAPYWDMYARGAILGLTRGVKREHIIRATLESLAYQTRDVLEAMQDDSGIKLSALKVDGGASANNFLMQFQADILGVPVDRPTVIETTALGASYLAGIATGFWSGREEVAKNWGVDRHFEPNMDIETREKLYAGWKKAVERSMNWAD; from the coding sequence ATGTCAAAGTATATAATGGCATTAGATCAAGGTACCACAAGTTCAAGAGCAATAATCTTTGATCACAGTGGTAACATAGTTGCATCATTAAACAAGGAATTTACGCAGATTTACCCTAATCCAGGATGGGTAGAACACGACCCTATGGAGATTTTGGATTCTCAGATAGAAGTAGCTAAGGCGGTGCTTGAGAAAACTGGAATTAAGGCAGAAGAGATTGCAGCAATTGGTATCACAAATCAAAGAGAGACGACCGTAGTTTGGGATAAAAACACAGGCAAGCCAGTGTACAATGCGATAGTTTGGCAGTGTAGGAGGACTGCACCTATCTGCGATGAAATCAAAAGCAACGGATTTGATAAGGAAATTCTAAAAAAGACTGGTCTTGTAGTTGATGCTTATTTTTCAGGTACGAAGATAAAATGGATACTTGACAATGTGGAAGGTGCAAGGGAAAAAGCGGAAAATGGAGATCTTTACTTTGGAAATATTGATAGCTGGTTAATCTGGAATTTGACTGGTGGGAAAGCACATGTGACAGACTATTCTAATGCTTCGCGTACGATGCTTTTCAACATATATGAATTGAAATGGGATAAAGACATATTAGAATATCTTGACATTCCAGAATCGATGCTTCCTGATGTTAAACCGTCCAGCTATGTATACGGATACACAGATAAAAGCATATTTGGAGTTGAAATACCTATAGCAGGTGACGCAGGTGACCAACAAGCAGCGCTATTTGGTCAGACTTGCTATGACAAAGGAATGGCTAAAAACACTTATGGAACGGGATGCTTTATGCTTATGAATACAGGTGAAAAGGCGGTACCATCCAAGAATGGTTTGCTTACCACAATTGCATGGGGCATCGATGATAAAGTTGAATATGCATTAGAAGGAAGCATATTTATAGCTGGTGCTGCTATACAGTGGTTAAGAGATGAGCTTAAAATAATTGACAATTCACCACAAAGTGAAGAATACGCTCAAAAAGTCAGCGACACAAATGGAGTATACGTAGTGCCGGCATTTGTAGGATTAGGTGCACCTTATTGGGATATGTATGCAAGGGGTGCGATTTTAGGATTAACAAGAGGTGTGAAAAGAGAGCATATAATAAGGGCTACTTTAGAATCTTTGGCCTATCAGACAAGAGACGTCTTAGAGGCTATGCAGGATGATTCTGGCATCAAGTTAAGTGCATTAAAGGTTGATGGTGGAGCATCTGCGAATAACTTCTTGATGCAGTTCCAGGCAGACATACTTGGTGTGCCTGTAGACAGACCTACTGTCATAGAGACGACTGCATTAGGTGCATCATACCTTGCAGGTATTGCTACAGGCTTCTGGAGCGGCAGAGAAGAAGTAGCAAAGAATTGGGGAGTTGATAGGCATTTCGAGCCTAACATGGATATAGAGACAAGAGAAAAACTTTATGCAGGATGGAAAAAAGCTGTAGAAAGGTCTATGAATTGGGCTGATTAA
- a CDS encoding glycerol-3-phosphate acyltransferase has translation MLFALIGFLSGSMMFSYWLGLLASKNIRHYGDGNPGAFNLWHVAGYKHGILGVILDFLKGYIPISFMMSKGYVSGTGIVPVAVATILGHVFSPFLKWRGGKGIAVTFGVWSALTSFRVSIAYAVILAMLYVIAVILNKGKATSSEVDGLMVVVGMLTLVLFLYYKSYQMYIYDIWFANLLIITYTNREKLYKLYKDVYEKRHEKNAVTR, from the coding sequence GTGCTTTTTGCCTTAATAGGATTCTTAAGCGGTTCAATGATGTTTTCATACTGGTTAGGTTTATTGGCTTCAAAAAACATACGACATTATGGAGACGGAAATCCTGGTGCGTTTAACTTGTGGCATGTGGCTGGATATAAACATGGTATTTTAGGAGTTATTCTTGACTTTTTAAAGGGATATATTCCCATATCATTCATGATGTCAAAAGGATATGTTAGCGGCACCGGAATAGTTCCTGTGGCTGTTGCCACGATATTAGGTCATGTATTTTCTCCTTTTTTAAAATGGCGTGGTGGCAAGGGAATAGCTGTCACATTTGGTGTTTGGAGCGCTTTAACATCGTTTAGAGTATCTATTGCATACGCTGTTATATTGGCGATGCTGTATGTCATAGCTGTCATTTTAAACAAAGGAAAAGCTACATCATCTGAAGTAGATGGATTGATGGTTGTGGTTGGAATGTTGACTTTGGTATTATTTCTTTATTATAAATCGTATCAAATGTATATTTATGATATATGGTTTGCTAATCTTCTCATCATTACATATACAAATAGGGAAAAGCTTTATAAGCTTTATAAAGATGTTTACGAGAAACGTCATGAAAAAAATGCTGTTACGAGATAA
- the arsB gene encoding ACR3 family arsenite efflux transporter, whose protein sequence is MRESKKSLSFLDRFLTVWILLAMIIGILIGYIFPNFSNVLNKLSIGTTSIPIAIGLILMMYPPLAKVKYEEIGKSKTSKKPFKIAILYNWFIGPLVMFLLAIIFLHNYPHLMIGVILVGLARCIAMVLVWNDLADGDRDFVALLVAFNAIWQVITYSIFAYVFIKILPPIFGISTKAINLNISIKDIATSVLIYLGIPFVAGVLSRLLLVKAKGNTWYEKNFIPKISPITLIALLFTIIVMFSLQGKYIVTLPLQVLMVAIPLTLYFIIMFLLGFFTSYKFKYGYSESTTVGLNAASNDFELAIAVAVAIFGLSSNEAFASVIGPLIEVPVMLMLVNVALYFRKRLNWNANKESNTEI, encoded by the coding sequence ATGAGAGAAAGCAAAAAAAGTCTATCTTTTTTAGACAGGTTTTTAACCGTATGGATTTTATTAGCAATGATCATCGGTATCTTAATAGGATATATTTTCCCTAATTTTTCGAATGTGCTCAATAAATTAAGCATTGGAACAACATCAATACCAATTGCGATTGGACTCATTTTGATGATGTATCCACCCTTAGCAAAAGTGAAATACGAGGAAATCGGGAAAAGCAAAACTTCAAAAAAACCTTTTAAAATTGCAATTTTATACAACTGGTTTATAGGACCATTAGTAATGTTTCTTCTTGCCATTATATTTCTTCACAATTACCCACATCTAATGATAGGTGTAATACTAGTAGGACTTGCAAGATGCATTGCAATGGTATTGGTCTGGAACGATTTAGCAGATGGAGATAGAGATTTTGTTGCTCTTTTGGTAGCTTTTAACGCTATCTGGCAGGTAATCACTTATTCCATATTTGCCTATGTATTTATAAAAATACTTCCTCCGATTTTCGGTATTAGTACTAAAGCAATTAATTTAAATATCTCTATAAAAGATATTGCTACATCTGTTCTTATATATCTTGGCATTCCATTTGTTGCAGGGGTTCTATCAAGATTGTTGCTTGTTAAAGCTAAAGGAAACACATGGTACGAAAAAAATTTTATACCTAAAATAAGCCCTATTACTCTTATAGCTCTTTTATTTACGATTATTGTTATGTTTTCCCTACAGGGAAAATATATCGTGACATTGCCATTGCAAGTTTTAATGGTAGCCATACCATTAACGCTATATTTCATTATAATGTTTCTACTGGGATTTTTCACGTCGTACAAATTTAAATACGGATATTCAGAAAGTACAACTGTTGGCCTAAATGCAGCAAGTAATGACTTCGAATTGGCAATAGCAGTTGCAGTCGCGATCTTTGGACTTAGTTCAAATGAGGCTTTTGCAAGTGTAATTGGCCCATTAATAGAAGTTCCCGTGATGCTTATGTTAGTCAATGTAGCATTGTATTTTAGGAAAAGACTCAACTGGAATGCAAATAAAGAGTCAAATACAGAAATATAA
- a CDS encoding NAD(P)/FAD-dependent oxidoreductase encodes MYDVIIIGGGVVGSSIARELSKYDIKVLLIEKEDDVASGGASKANSAILHAGYDPVPGTLKAKLNVRGNEMFDELCKDLDVPMKRVGSLVAAFSQDEVESLYKLYDRGLKNGVKNISIISADMVKEIEPNINDTIVAALYAKTAGIICPYGFVIALAENAAQNGVEFVFNQEVISIDKEDDVFTVKTQDKEYFGKYIVNAAGLYADVINNMVNDKRFSIHPRKGEYLILDKEEGYLANTVIFQVPTKMGKGILVSPTVDGNLLIGPTSEDIYNKEFRKTTYKGLEKAIKGAKKSVEKFNERKTITQFTGVRAVPDVDGEDFIIGESDVKGFINVAGIESPGFTSSPAIAEMVGEILKDAGLNMVEKDNFNPKRKPVIRFNELTDEERNELIKKNPAYGKIICRCETVTEGEIIDAIRRPVGAKSIDGVKRRVRAGMGRCQGGFCSPRVLEILSRELNADPLNVTKFGGRSNVLTAKAKEYLINSYKELLKSGV; translated from the coding sequence ATGTACGACGTCATAATAATCGGTGGCGGTGTAGTAGGTTCATCAATTGCCAGAGAATTATCTAAATACGACATTAAAGTTCTACTTATAGAAAAAGAAGATGATGTAGCATCAGGTGGTGCATCAAAAGCCAATAGTGCTATACTTCATGCCGGATACGACCCAGTGCCTGGCACATTGAAAGCCAAACTAAATGTAAGAGGAAACGAAATGTTTGATGAGCTTTGCAAAGATTTAGATGTTCCAATGAAAAGAGTTGGTTCACTTGTTGCCGCATTTTCGCAAGATGAAGTAGAAAGCCTCTATAAATTGTATGATAGAGGGTTAAAGAATGGCGTCAAGAATATATCTATTATATCTGCAGATATGGTTAAGGAAATTGAGCCAAACATAAACGATACAATTGTTGCTGCTTTATATGCAAAGACAGCGGGTATTATATGCCCATACGGCTTCGTAATAGCTTTGGCTGAAAACGCTGCACAAAACGGCGTTGAATTTGTATTTAATCAAGAAGTCATATCTATAGACAAAGAAGACGATGTTTTTACAGTAAAAACACAAGACAAAGAGTATTTTGGCAAATACATTGTGAATGCAGCGGGACTTTATGCAGATGTGATAAATAACATGGTAAATGATAAACGTTTTTCAATTCATCCAAGGAAAGGCGAATATTTGATTTTGGATAAAGAGGAAGGCTATTTAGCAAATACAGTTATATTTCAAGTACCTACTAAGATGGGAAAAGGAATACTGGTGTCGCCAACTGTTGATGGCAACTTGCTTATAGGGCCTACGTCTGAGGATATATACAATAAGGAATTTCGAAAGACTACTTACAAAGGATTGGAGAAGGCCATAAAAGGCGCCAAAAAGAGCGTTGAAAAATTTAACGAAAGGAAGACGATAACACAATTTACCGGTGTAAGGGCTGTACCAGATGTAGATGGTGAAGATTTTATTATAGGCGAATCAGATGTTAAAGGATTTATAAATGTGGCAGGCATTGAATCACCTGGTTTCACATCATCACCAGCAATTGCAGAGATGGTAGGAGAAATACTAAAAGATGCAGGACTTAATATGGTTGAAAAAGATAATTTTAATCCCAAGAGAAAGCCCGTCATACGCTTTAATGAATTGACAGATGAAGAAAGAAATGAATTGATAAAAAAGAATCCGGCATACGGAAAAATTATTTGCAGGTGCGAAACAGTAACAGAAGGTGAGATAATTGATGCCATAAGAAGGCCTGTTGGAGCTAAAAGCATTGACGGCGTAAAGAGGCGGGTCAGAGCTGGCATGGGAAGATGTCAGGGAGGATTTTGCAGTCCAAGAGTGTTAGAGATTTTGTCAAGAGAGCTTAATGCAGATCCGCTTAATGTTACAAAATTTGGCGGAAGGTCAAATGTTTTGACAGCTAAAGCGAAAGAATACCTCATAAATTCGTACAAGGAACTATTAAAAAGCGGGGTGTAG
- a CDS encoding glycerol-3-phosphate responsive antiterminator, protein MDNFIVERIKNFPIIAAIRNLEDIKDAYVSNCEVIFLLTSNILVLKDAIDEIKLHGKTAFVHFDLVEGLGKDYKAVEYLKEVVKPDGIISTRANILTYAKELGIPCIERIFLLDTQALKTGLNSIKQIEPTAIEVMPGVAHDVTKKLTTEVYQPIIAGGLVKTKEDVINALSSGAVAVSTSEKSLWFID, encoded by the coding sequence TTGGATAATTTCATTGTTGAAAGGATTAAAAATTTTCCTATTATCGCAGCTATAAGAAATTTAGAAGATATAAAAGATGCTTACGTGTCTAACTGCGAAGTAATATTTTTATTGACAAGTAATATATTGGTATTAAAAGATGCGATTGATGAAATTAAATTACACGGGAAAACAGCATTCGTTCATTTTGATTTAGTAGAAGGGCTTGGGAAGGATTATAAGGCGGTGGAGTATCTTAAGGAAGTAGTAAAACCAGATGGCATAATTTCTACACGTGCTAATATACTTACATACGCCAAGGAGCTGGGTATTCCTTGCATTGAGCGTATTTTTCTTCTCGACACGCAAGCTCTAAAAACCGGTTTAAATTCAATTAAGCAGATTGAACCAACTGCAATAGAGGTTATGCCGGGTGTTGCACATGATGTGACGAAAAAACTTACTACGGAAGTGTATCAACCTATAATTGCAGGCGGTTTGGTCAAAACAAAAGAAGACGTTATAAATGCTCTTTCTTCTGGCGCAGTAGCAGTTTCTACAAGTGAAAAAAGTCTTTGGTTTATTGACTGA
- a CDS encoding arsenate reductase ArsC: MKVKVAFICVANSCRSQMAEGFAKYLGSDIFEAYSAGTKLAERVNPNAVEVMKEVGIDISSHKPKLLDEIPPKVDILITMGCNVECPYIPCKLKEDWGLDDPDGKPIEEFRRTRDIIESKVKELIKRIKNNEINLD, translated from the coding sequence ATGAAAGTAAAAGTAGCATTTATCTGTGTGGCAAATTCATGCAGAAGTCAGATGGCAGAAGGTTTTGCGAAGTATTTAGGGTCAGATATATTTGAAGCATACAGCGCTGGCACAAAACTTGCTGAAAGGGTAAATCCGAATGCAGTGGAAGTCATGAAAGAAGTAGGCATCGACATAAGCAGTCACAAGCCAAAGCTTTTAGATGAGATACCACCAAAAGTAGACATCTTGATTACCATGGGATGTAATGTAGAATGCCCGTATATACCATGCAAGTTAAAAGAAGACTGGGGTTTAGATGATCCTGATGGAAAGCCGATAGAAGAGTTTAGAAGGACAAGAGACATAATTGAATCAAAGGTTAAAGAACTTATTAAAAGAATTAAAAACAATGAAATAAACCTAGATTAA
- a CDS encoding ArsR/SmtB family transcription factor, producing MVTIDLYDKSAEYFKALSHPTRIKIIELLSRNEMCVCEMMAVLNLDQSHISRHLMVLRANGIVKDSREGTKIYYTLTNKDIVKIIEEVKNIVGN from the coding sequence ATGGTAACAATTGATTTGTACGACAAGTCGGCTGAGTACTTTAAAGCATTGTCACATCCGACTAGAATTAAGATAATTGAGCTTCTAAGTAGAAATGAGATGTGTGTCTGTGAAATGATGGCTGTTTTGAATCTTGACCAATCACATATTTCAAGGCACCTTATGGTGTTAAGGGCAAATGGGATAGTAAAAGATTCAAGGGAAGGAACGAAGATTTATTATACTTTGACAAATAAGGACATCGTTAAAATAATAGAGGAAGTTAAAAATATAGTTGGTAATTAA
- a CDS encoding glycosyltransferase, with protein sequence MIVSALLLLGIISGFILFRNLKVPHDNQPIEKQYKISVIIPARNEEKNLPYILESLRKQTYMPYEVIVVDDFSSDRTFEIAESYGIKVIRNTEMPDGWTGKTWALWNGYKNSTGDVLAFIDADVRLSPRALESLAKAREKVNGAISVVPYHRPEKFYEKLSLIPYILGIFAFTSPFEKYNPQKGMYGSCIVVSRDDYEKVSGHYSIKGELLDDLKLGEKFTSNGINVQNFIGYDLVFFRMYPYGIKSEIEGFGKGTILSTSRLEITTTIFIALWLIGLLAVEIITPFLTFYKNYLFSSFLVFYIVYTLQIIYINNWTGRYGIIVPLFHILSSLFFIYIMVYSLYQVFFLGYVTWKGRKIKI encoded by the coding sequence ATGATAGTCAGTGCTTTATTGCTTTTAGGCATTATTTCTGGTTTTATTTTATTTAGAAATTTGAAGGTGCCGCATGACAATCAGCCTATTGAAAAGCAGTATAAAATTTCTGTCATAATCCCTGCAAGAAATGAAGAGAAAAATCTCCCGTATATACTTGAATCTCTAAGAAAGCAGACGTATATGCCTTATGAAGTAATCGTAGTTGATGATTTTTCTTCAGATAGGACTTTTGAGATTGCAGAAAGTTATGGAATTAAAGTTATAAGAAATACAGAAATGCCAGATGGTTGGACGGGGAAAACGTGGGCTTTGTGGAATGGATACAAAAATTCTACAGGTGATGTACTTGCATTCATTGATGCTGATGTTAGACTATCTCCACGTGCTTTAGAATCATTGGCGAAAGCGAGGGAAAAAGTAAATGGAGCTATATCTGTTGTACCATATCATCGCCCTGAAAAATTTTATGAAAAGCTTTCATTGATACCATATATTTTGGGGATTTTTGCATTTACATCACCGTTTGAAAAGTATAATCCACAAAAAGGAATGTATGGCTCTTGCATTGTCGTATCCCGCGATGATTATGAAAAGGTAAGTGGACATTACAGCATAAAAGGAGAACTTTTAGATGATTTAAAATTAGGAGAGAAATTTACGTCAAATGGTATAAATGTTCAGAATTTCATAGGATATGATCTTGTTTTTTTTAGGATGTACCCATATGGTATAAAAAGTGAAATAGAAGGCTTTGGAAAAGGAACAATATTAAGTACGTCCAGATTAGAAATTACGACGACGATTTTTATTGCATTATGGCTTATTGGATTGTTGGCGGTTGAAATTATTACTCCATTTCTCACATTTTATAAAAATTATTTGTTTAGTTCGTTTTTAGTATTTTATATTGTTTATACATTGCAGATAATTTATATAAACAATTGGACAGGGCGTTATGGCATCATAGTCCCGTTATTTCATATACTTTCATCGCTATTTTTTATATACATTATGGTTTATTCATTGTATCAAGTTTTCTTTTTAGGATACGTCACATGGAAGGGGAGAAAAATTAAAATATAA
- a CDS encoding lysylphosphatidylglycerol synthase transmembrane domain-containing protein has product MNHILERKNFYMMAVAFILSFGAIAIIMKLSGYQGLKDVMNINPIYIGIMLLFIFLSLMVDTYRIRDLLLALGEDLSVGYLFKFNLATFFFSYITPFGSGALPITIYLLNKKKIPPNKSLMIFTAKILFSGIFFGTIPPILLIFFRKQLELTHALSIFAILVSFILLLLLIALVYIILRPAFLISVINLIAGIRFFSGEKYKKFFENTKTEIIEYNHRFNELFMVSSGGKLLISQLLYAMLFWTLFYSIAPILMIAMNIKFNILAVISRQLIFYDILAYNVIPSGAGFVEVGFASIFSNIVPHHLLGVFIGIWRFFTYYVYLIASGIGFFLMMKSDTDKSLSAE; this is encoded by the coding sequence TTGAACCATATATTAGAGAGGAAGAATTTTTACATGATGGCTGTTGCGTTCATTTTAAGCTTTGGCGCCATAGCCATCATAATGAAACTTTCAGGGTATCAAGGATTAAAAGATGTTATGAATATAAATCCCATATACATCGGAATCATGCTTCTTTTTATTTTTTTAAGCTTGATGGTGGATACTTATAGGATTAGAGATTTGCTTTTAGCCTTAGGAGAAGATCTAAGCGTTGGATATCTATTTAAGTTCAATTTGGCTACTTTTTTCTTCAGCTACATAACTCCATTTGGCTCAGGTGCCCTTCCAATAACCATTTACCTTTTAAACAAGAAAAAAATACCCCCAAATAAAAGCCTTATGATTTTTACGGCTAAAATTTTGTTTTCAGGTATTTTTTTTGGTACGATACCGCCTATTTTACTGATTTTTTTTAGAAAGCAGTTGGAGCTTACACATGCTTTGTCGATATTTGCTATATTGGTATCATTTATACTTTTGCTTTTATTGATAGCTCTTGTCTACATAATATTGAGGCCGGCTTTTTTAATCTCTGTAATAAATTTAATTGCTGGCATAAGATTTTTTTCGGGCGAAAAGTATAAAAAGTTTTTTGAGAATACAAAAACTGAAATTATTGAATACAATCACAGATTTAATGAACTTTTTATGGTAAGCTCTGGAGGAAAGCTTCTAATATCACAGCTTTTATACGCTATGCTTTTTTGGACTTTGTTTTACAGCATTGCGCCAATTCTGATGATAGCGATGAACATAAAGTTTAACATTTTAGCAGTCATATCGAGGCAATTAATTTTTTATGATATTCTTGCTTACAATGTGATACCCAGTGGTGCAGGATTTGTTGAAGTTGGCTTTGCTAGCATATTTTCAAATATAGTTCCACATCATCTATTAGGTGTTTTCATAGGTATATGGAGATTTTTCACATACTATGTTTATTTGATTGCATCAGGAATAGGTTTTTTCTTGATGATGAAAAGCGATACAGATAAATCATTAAGCGCTGAATGA
- a CDS encoding ArsR/SmtB family transcription factor, with protein sequence MNITGIFKALCDENRLRIFNLLSQDTLCVCDIETILNMTQSNVSRHLNKLKSEGIITYEKKAQWAYYKIDDNFIKENKLLYDYLISTLRNYPQFIVDNENYKKHRESNISCEYFTKEGNQQ encoded by the coding sequence TTGAACATTACCGGTATATTCAAGGCATTATGTGATGAAAACAGATTGAGAATATTTAATCTTTTATCACAGGACACATTATGTGTATGTGATATTGAAACTATATTGAATATGACTCAATCGAACGTTTCTCGCCATCTAAATAAGCTAAAAAGTGAAGGAATCATAACATATGAAAAAAAAGCACAGTGGGCTTATTACAAAATCGATGATAATTTTATAAAAGAAAATAAATTATTGTATGATTACCTTATAAGCACATTAAGAAATTATCCACAATTTATAGTAGACAATGAAAATTACAAAAAGCATAGAGAAAGTAATATATCTTGCGAATATTTTACAAAGGAAGGAAATCAACAATGA